The following proteins are co-located in the Leishmania major strain Friedlin complete genome, chromosome 30 genome:
- the CYP9 gene encoding putative cyclophilin 9 — protein sequence MPFRVLKPRRDAPQALPTPPSREQVYNNIEERRLKEWENYQKAHRFMEEAHTNRIFLDIGIGDALAGRLVVELFEDVVPETAARFHRLVTGEGGIHDATGVKLDYLYTPLELIDRQHGYARFGDLLAYGVRLEPLRQETFKVRHTSRGLLTMTSYGPNLCNTSFSITLAAAPSLDFKQVAFGKVVDGLHLLEKLESLPLDQVGRPLTPVMIAICGTLTGERPPGKWASPQDRTGCDEDLAYEAIE from the coding sequence ATGCCCTTCCGGGTGCTGAAGCCGCGGAGGGACGCTCCGCAGGCgttgccgacgccgccatcgcgtgAGCAGGTGTACAACAACATCGAGGAGCGTCGCCTAAAGGAGTGGGAGAACTACCAAAAGGCTCACCGGTtcatggaggaggcgcacacaaaTCGCATTTTCCTCGACATTGGCATCGGTGATGCATTGGCGGGAAGACTCGTTGTGGAGCTCTTCGAAGATGTCGTACCCGAAACCGCTGCACGCTTTCACCGCCTCGTTACCGGCGAAGGCGGCATCCACGACGCAACTGGCGTCAAGCTGGACTacctctacacccctctcGAGCTGATTGACCGCCAGCACGGCTACGCGCGCTTCGGGGATCTTTTGGCGTATGGCGTGCGTCTTGAGCCTCTGCGACAGGAGACGTTCAAGGTGCGCCACACCAGCCGTGGACTGCTCACGATGACGTCTTACGGGCCAAATCTGTGCAACACGTCTTTCAGCATCactctcgccgctgcgccctCCCTCGACTTCAAGCAGGTAGCGTTCGGCAAGGTGGTGGACGGGCTGCATCTGCTGGAGAAGCTAGAGTCACTCCCGCTGGATCAGGTGGGTCGCCCTCTAACGCCAGTCATGATTGCGATCTGTGGAACCCTAACGGGAGAGCGTCCCCCAGGCAAATGGGCCTCGCCCCAAGACAGGACGGGCTGCGACGAGGATCTTGCATACGAAGCCATCGAGTGA
- the CYC3 gene encoding putative mitotic cyclin, giving the protein MSTDLAIVTTVSSDSVSRLFGPAGAMDFRSDPGMKDEYEDPKTIFNKMKQKDVKPLSDISMLKGTIYNYKNRRIITRWLRDVCGAFNLRSTTLCLAVQLADSYIVGNLQQLELQKCQLAAVTALWIAAKFEEMDADLPNLRAIVDVCDGAYSKEHVLGMEEAILGFYKWYLPHTTVVNHVYLQLHLMNDPALIDSQPEENVPPVVSVEVLVLDANEGRTWVSLLLESHSSLQDCLDQLFSASNLLYSTSTSVFQLFGSCFLLAERLPLTAVVGNLPLDGKGCRRLFLCSSSSQITSTFAERGSYVILRSINSGFLDLCDILTQEVVTHVEFLRLYSYVTAFGVVGLALCLVSPDKDENKRILQHVHNKLEISATQGLAVADLLTSKYKEALPTIREGNSLPRPPENFRDTLCYCFHRRLS; this is encoded by the coding sequence ATGTCGACCGATCTCGCAATTGTGACGACGGTCAGCTCCGACTCCGTCAGCCGCCTCTTCGGCCCCGCCGGTGCGATGGACTTTCGGTCCGACCCGGGCATGAAGGACGAGTACGAGGATCCCAAGACGATCTTCAACAAGATGAAGCAGAAGGACGTGAAACCGCTGTCCGACATCAGCATGTTGAAGGGAACCATCTACAACTATAAAAACCGCCGCATCATCACGCGCTGGCTGCGTGACGTGTGCGGCGCGTTCAACCTGCGAAGCACCACCCTTTGTCTTGCCGTCCAACTTGCCGACTCGTACATTGTCGGcaacctgcagcagctcgagcTGCAGAAGTGCCAGTTAGCCGCTGTCACGGCCCTGTGGATTGCAGCCAAGTTTGAGGAGATGGACGCAGACTTACCGAATCTGCGCGCGATAGTGGACGTATGCGACGGGGCCTACTCTAAGGAGCACGTTCTCGGCATGGAGGAGGCTATCCTCGGCTTTTACAAGTGGTACCTGCCCCACACCACGGTGGTGAACCACGTCTATTTACAGCTGCACCTCATGAATGACCCCGCCCTGATCGACTCGCAGCCGGAGGAGAATGTGCCACCCGTTGTCTCGGTCGAAGTCCTCGTGCTGGACGCGAACGAGGGCCGCACCTGGGTCAGCCTTCTCCTGGAGTCGCATTCGTCTCTGCAGGACTGCCTCGATCAGCTGTTCTCCGCCTCGAACTTGCTCTACAGCACCTCGACATCTGTGTTTCAGCTTTTTGGTAGTTGCTTTCTGCTGGCGGAGCGCCTGCCGCtcacggcggtggtggggaaCCTCCCATTGGATGGCAAGGGCTGTCgtcgcctcttcctctgctccTCGAGCAGCCAGATCACCTCGACGTTTGCAGAGCGCGGCTCATACGTTATCCTGCGCTCCATCAACTCGGGCTTTTTAGACTTGTGCGACATCCTCACTCAGGAGGTGGTGACACACGTGGAGTTTCTCCGCTTGTACAGCTATGTGACTGCCTTTGGCGTAGTGGGGCTCGCGCTATGTCTTGTGTCTCCAGACAAGGACGAGAACAAGCGCATCCTGCAGCACGTGCACAATAAGCTGGAAATCTCCGCTACGCAGGGTCTGGCTGTCGCGGACCTGCTTACCTCCAAGTATAAGGAGGCCCTGCCCACCATTCGAGAGGGCAACAGCCTGCCGCGCCCGCCTGAGAACTTCCGTGACACGCTGTGCTACTGCTTTCATCGCAGACTGTCCTAA
- the ADS1 gene encoding alkyldihydroxyacetonephosphate synthase, whose amino-acid sequence MPADEAQAPTQTEVYDRLKWNGWGVEDVQMQIDDENPLWVRHVDGKPIKNLLEFLYQEISGGVGPKEIPPLSPSIPLEKALAKLNKANINEAFMKDISAVLEKSQIRPDGKSRLCHIAGKNYRDLWRVRKGMVEHAPDCILLPNSHKDCVEIMRLAHKHNVVVIPFGGGTNVTGGVEADPFERARMIISVDMRRMNRMISIDRESRLATFETGVLGPDLDAQLFRHGFMLGHDPDSYIYSTLGGWIGARGSGAMSNQYGDIEDMVVAVKVATPTGIIETPTTSRTCGVDLNGLFIGSEGSFGIITEATIKLETIPETKLYEGYLFPTFEAGFSAFYTCTAKGIHPCTMRLYDEDDFRMSMAMSTTKHSFFQRLVSMGVKSFLERYRGWNLRRISLVIVGFEGTPDRVKFQRSETAAVFKQYGGVGVGRSAGATWQDKKYDLPYIRDFALSLSHWADVFETSVLYSQAIPCWRAVKAAVRQVWKEHGHRGWIGCHTAHQYKYGCCLYFTFASAQKDDMDMKIFLAIKKRATEAMLAHTGNLTHHHGIGYEHVPWMSRYMGPDALDLLFAVKQKVDPKNICNPGKLLPSPPRENESAAALKARQQRELMFDKMGVPGAVASHI is encoded by the coding sequence ATGCCCGCTgacgaggcgcaggcgcccaCCCAGACGGAGGTGTATGATCGCCTCAAGTGGAATGGGTGGGGTGTCGAGGATGTCCAGATGCAGATCGACGACGAGAACCCGCTCTGGGTACGCCACGTGGATGGCAAGCCGATCAAAAACTTGCTTGAGTTCCTCTACCAGGAGATCAGCGGCGGAGTAGGTCCAAAGGAGAtcccgccgctgtcgccgagCATCCCGCTAGAGAAGGCACTTGCGAAACTTAACAAGGCGAACATCAACGAGGCCTTCATGAAGGACATCTccgcggtgctggagaagagCCAAATTCGCCCTGACGGCAAGAGTCGTCTGTGCCACATTGCGGGCAAAAACTACCGCGACctgtggcgtgtgcgcaagGGCATGGTCGAACACGCTCCAGACTGCATTCTGCTGCCGAATAGCCACAAGGACTGTGTCGAGATTATGAGGCtggcgcacaagcacaacgTGGTCGTTATTCCTTTTGGTGGCGGCACCAACGTGACGGGTGGCGTCGAGGCAGACCCCTTCGAGCGCGCCCGCATGATCATCTCCGTGGACATGCGCCGCATGAACCGCATGATATCGATTGACCGCGAGTCGCGTCTGGCCACCTTTGAAACCGGTGTGCTTGGCCCTGACCTGGATGCGCAGTTGTTCCGCCACGGCTTCATGTTGGGCCACGACCCCGACAGCTACATCTACTCAACCCTCGGCGGATGGATTGGTgcacgcggcagcggggcCATGTCGAACCAGTACGGCGACATTGAAGAcatggtggtggcggtgaaggTGGCAACGCCGACAGGCATCATCGAAACCCCAACCACGTCCCGCACGTGCGGCGTGGACCTGAACGGGCTCTTCATCGGCTCCGAAGGCTCCTTCGGCATCATTACGGAGGCCACCATCAAGCTGGAAACCATCCCGGAGACGAAGCTATACGAAGGGTACCTGTTCCCCACCTTCGAGGCTGGTTTCAGCGCCTTCTACACATGCACCGCCAAAGGAATCCATCCGTGCACGATGCGCCTgtacgacgaggacgacttTCGTATGAGTATGGCGATGAGCACCACCAAGCACAGCTTCTTCCAGCGCTTGGTGAGTATGGGTGTCAAGTCCTTCCTTGAGAGATACCGCGGCTGGAACCTGCGCCGCATAAGCCTAGTGATCGTCGGCTTTGAGGGAACGCCGGATCGCGTCAAGTTCCAGCGAAGCGAGACGGCTGCAGTCTTCAAGCAGTACGGTGGCGTCGGTGTCGGCCGCAGCGCGGGTGCTACGTGGCAGGATAAGAAGTACGACCTGCCGTACATACGTGACTTCgccctgtctctctcgcactGGGCGGACGTCTTCGAGACGAGCGTTCTCTACTCGCAGGCGATCCCGTGCTGGCGTGCAGTGAAGGCCGCTGTGCGGCAGGTGTGGAAGGAACACGGGCACCGCGGCTGGATTGGCTGTCACACGGCCCACCAGTACAAGTACGGCTGCTGCCTCTACTTCACCTTCGCAAGCGCGCAAAAGGACGACATGGACATGAAGATATTCCTCGCCATCAAGAAGCGTGCGACGGAGGCGATGCTGGCGCACACTGGAAACCtcacccaccaccacggcaTCGGCTATGAGCACGTGCCGTGGATGAGCCGCTACATGGGGCCTGATGCGCTGGACCTCCTCTTTGCTGTGAAGCAGAAAGTGGACCCAAAGAACATCTGTAACCCTGGAAAgttgctgccgtcgcctccacGGGAGAACGagagcgccgcagcgctgaagGCACGCCAGCAGAGGGAGCTGATGTTCGACAAGATGGGCGTGCCAGGAGCCGTCGCGTCGCATATTTAA
- a CDS encoding putative lysyl-tRNA synthetase has protein sequence MGGILFITIRSGEAQLQVLRQVNESFTKADLRAFASTLHTGDILGATGVPGRTAKGELSLYATEASILAPYVCTDQALCPDLKGFVPLADTGIKYRYRFVDMMSNPSVVQHFRKRHAITRALRDFLDARSFVEVETPVLHSVASGANAKPFVTHHNANDADLFLRVAPELHLKQCVVGGMERVYEIGRVFRNEDADRSHNPEFTTCEFYAAYHTYEDLMTMTEEILRHLALAANGTTKITVTSCVAKKPVEIDLAQPFRRVNAYDAVQEAAGVELPPPTELSTPRGLAYMSAIMLRYNIPLPSVRTAAKMFDKLIDYFITDCVVEPTFVTDHPLFMSPLAMEQRARPGLSARFELFINGTEYCNAYSELNDPQEQYYRFQQQLLDRQTGDDEAMALDETFLKALQVGLPPTAGWGMGIDRVVMLLNGSSTIREDILFPLLRHDATSHDAKRRYKTASFFGFHHNMTLFCLNALEEEMLKRAAPTELLDKIRQLRQCLSTMQQRNMVTCAPEDGTPRGWRYEATMAVLRLFCCRGKY, from the coding sequence ATGGGGGGTATTCTTTTCATCACCATCCGTAGCGGCGAAGCCCAACTGCAGGTGTTGCGGCAGGTGAACGAGTCCTTCACCAAGGCCGATCTGCGTGCCTTTGCTAGCACGCTGCACACGGGCGACATCctcggcgccaccggcgtgccgGGTCGTACCGCGAAAGGAGAGCTCTCCCTCTACGCGACGGAGGCCTCCATCTTGGCACCGTACGTCTGCACAGACCAGGCGCTGTGCCCCGATCTGAAGGGCTTCGTGccgctcgctgacaccggcATTAAATACCGCTATCGCTTTGTTGACATGATGTCCAACCCGTCCGTCGTGCAGCATTTCCGCAAGCGCCACGCCATCACGCGCGCTCTGCGTGACTTTCTCGACGCGCGCAGCTTCGTCGAGGTGGAGACGCCGGTGCTGCACTCCGTCGCTTCAGGCGCCAACGCGAAGCCGTTCGTCACGCACCACAACGCCAACGACGCGGATCTCTTCCTTCGGGTGGCCCCGGAGCTTCACCTGAAGCAGTGCGTTGTGGGCGGCATGGAGCGTGTGTACGAGATCGGCCGTGTCTTCCGgaacgaggacgccgacCGCAGCCACAACCCCGAATTCACCACATGCGAGTTCTACGCCGCCTATCACACCTACGAGGATCTGATGACCATGACGGAAGAGATCCTGCGCCACTTGGCGCTCGCGGCGAACGGCACCACCAAAATCACCGTGACGTCGTGCGTGGCAAAGAAGCCGGTGGAAATCGACCTTGCGCAGCCGTTTCGCCGCGTCAACGCGTACGACGCAGTACAGGAGGCAGCCGGCGTTGAGCTGCCACCCCCGACAGAGCTGAGCACGCCGCGCGGACTGGCGTACATGTCTGCCATCATGCTCCGCTACAACATcccgctgccgtcggtgcGCACGGCTGCCAAGATGTTCGACAAGCTCATCGACTACTTCATCACTGATTGCGTGGTGGAGCCGACGTTTGTGACGGACCATCCGCTGTTCATGAGCCCGCTGGCGAtggagcagcgcgcgcggccGGGGCTGTCGGCTCGTTTCGAGCTATTCATCAATGGCACCGAGTACTGCAACGCGTACAGCGAGCTGAACGACCCGCAGGAGCAGTACTACCGctttcagcagcagctgctggaccGGCAAaccggcgacgacgaggcgatggcgctggaCGAAACGTTTCTCAAAGCGCTGCAGGTTGGGCTGCCCCCAACggcggggtgggggatgGGGATCGACCGCGTCGTCATGCTCCTCAACGGGTCCTCTACCATCCGCGAGGACATTTTGTTtccgctgctccgccacgACGCCACGTCGCACGATGCAAAGCGCCGGTATAAGACGGCCTCTTTTTTCGGCTTCCACCACAACATGACGCTCTTCTGTCTCAACGCGCTCGAAGAGGAGATGCTGAAGCGCGCTGCTCCGACGGAGTTGCTCGACAAGAtccgccagctgcgccaATGCCTGTCCacgatgcagcagcgcaacaTGGTCACGTGCGCGCCCGAGGATGGCACACCGCGAGGGTGGCGCTATGAGGCAACCATGGCCGTGCTCCGCCttttctgctgccgcggaaAATACTGA